The nucleotide window TGGATTCTGGAGTTTTCTCACAGCTACTTGTTCACTCAccgagagaagaagaggaggcgacAGGAGTCTGAACTcatgtcttcctctctccccgGAGACACTCTGGCTAAGATGCAGCCGGACGCCTACGGGTGCGTGGTGGCGAACAGGTTCGGGGAACTCCTGGACGACGACGCGGACCCGTTCGACATGATCAGAGCAGTGGAGAAGGATacgaagaagaagcaggaggatgagaggaagggCAAGCAGAAGAAACCCGGCCAGAAGGAGTCTCAGAAGGACAGGAGGGTCCCCAGAGCTCCGGGGCTCCAGGAACCAGCTCCAGGTGAGCTCCACACCGCACCACACCCCGAGTCCTGACGGTTCTGCCCGCTGGAGAGGCCGGTGTGCACGTGTCTGGGTGATGGTTCACAGCACATTCAAAGCTGTTCTATGCAGATTCTCAATAGGAATGGGATTCTCAGTTTTCTTTTACTTGCTATCAGAccctctttttttcattttgcagaaGAGCTTTAAAATAGTCAGCAGCAGACTGAATATTTGTCTAgcatttaaatcttttaaacTTTAAGGATCCCAAACTGGAGAAATCCTTTTCCAGCAGCAAGGTACCAAGCACATAACGAACTATTCATGATGTAAAATAATCTGAACAAAACTGTACACATgtttagagaataaaaaaatataacactGTACAGGCTGCATGAACTGGTTTCAGCATCTCCCAGTGGAGCATGAAAAAGCCACCAGTAAATTCAACTTGTTGGGGAATTGTAGGTTGTAATGGATGAACTTTACTACCTCCATCGAAAAGAGATCCAACTAGAAATCCAGAATttcatgtggtttcattaggggCCCATTGGGCCTCATTGGGAGTTTGCACTCTACAAAGTTCAGGTCCAGTTGATGATTGGTTCCAGTTCCAGCAAAGGAAGTACTTTGACTTTATTTGCTTAGATTGGTGTATAGCTCATGAACCATTAGGGGGGGGAAAGTGATGAGACACCAAAGTTGAATATCACATTGACTTGActctctgtcctcagtccaaaagcagcagcagcagcagcagcagccgcagcagcagcaggctcgTCCTGGACCAGTGGCGGAGACCCGAGAGGAGGCTCAGAGGGGCATGAAGAGGGGTGTTGCTGGGGAGCGCAGGGCCAGCCAGGAGGAGAGGCCAGAGTATTCCATCGAAAAGTAAGTGTTTTCATACGAGAACAGATCTTGCATATCAGTAAGAGACGGTGCAGACGACACACAACCGGTGAAGATGTCTTGAGCAATGTTCCACCAGCTGGTTGGGACGTGTAGGAGCTGAGTTTTTGTATCTGGTTGTCCCTCAGGCCTTCCTCTTATGCAGACTCTGACCTCAGGGGCAGAGGAGGGCccagaggcaggagaggagcacGAGGTGGAGGATACACAAGGAACCCAGACAACTTCAACCTGAGGGGCAAGAGAGAGTATGATCGACACAATGGAACGTAAGCATTGTTCGGGCTGTCCAGGTAAAAAGCTCACGCTCCCTCACAGTGTATTAATGACTGATCTAACCTTCATTGCAGAGGAATATCTCctgaggaaaagagaggaggcagaggaccCTGGAACTGGGGCTGTGCTGAAGAGGCCACAAGGTCGGATAACttttaaaacatgtaaattaCAGCTCCTACCATCAAACACAGTACAGACGTGTAACTGTTTAGCTGTGTCCCTTATTTTGTAGTGAACTGATGGAGGTGTCATCTGATGCTCCAGTCAAAGCAGAGGAGGCCCAAATGACTGTGGATGAAAATCCCAATCCGTGAGTAATGCACATCTTTTAAAATTGACACGTCGTCAGTTCAGCtgttaaatatattgttttttacgtTTGTTAATGGAAAGTACAAGACATCTGCTGGGTTCATTTGTTGTATTTCAGATAGATTTGCTGCTAATAAcaatgttttcaaaatgaatttgaCCCTCATTTTGCAATTTAACCAAATTATTAAAGAGCAacggaagaggaggatggagagatggtgGTCCATGTTGCCATGGAGATGACCCTGGACGAGTGGAAGGCCATGCAGGAGATCAGTCGTCCCAAGGTGGAGTTTAATATCCGCAAGACGGAGAACCAGATTCCCTCCAAAGCCAAAGTCATCCACCAGTCAAAGCACCTGGAGGTGAGAACACTTCATAGAACCCACTCACAAGAAAGACGAGCCGTGACTTAAAGCTCACCTTCCTGTGATGTAGCTTCCAAACCATCCTTCAGAAACGATTTTGAATCCCACTGTACATATTGAGTTTAGCTCCACAAGTCAGGTTCAACCAGGTTTACGACTATGTTGGTGTTTTCCTCCAATCCTCAGAACCTCAAGTCCCCCCCTGTGGAGGAGATAGAGGATGAAGGCAACTTCCTCCGTCGGTCTGTGAATGACATCACCTCTCTCCTGGACATCAACTTCGGGAGTCTTGGCCGGCCCTGCCGGGGggggcgaggaagaggagctcgAGGTGGCATGACCAATCGCCCAGAGAGACCGAAACCGATACTGGAGAAGGTATGCTCTCAACTAATGTGTTGAGATGGATAAAACGTCTTTATAGATGTTAAACGTGTTTGATATGTACTTTTCCTATTTTATATATCAGCAGACTGATTGCTGGTAGTTTTAACAGTAACACCCAGTGTACTTGTCTCACACTGTTAGATAATAAACCAGACTAATTTGAACTGTGTGATGATCTTGAGTTTGTTCTCCTGTCAGGAGGACGATCTGGCTCCTAACCCAGACGACCCAGAAGACTTCCCTGCTCTTCCAACAGGAAGATAACTGAACACACTCGTCTTCATTCAACTCCTGTGGGGAGAATTCATTGCACTTCTCACTTGCTTGACAACAGTTTTCAAGTCCCTGCTGTTAAGTTTTGGGGTTCTATTGCACTATTGAAGAGTTTGACTCCTTGAGAATAAATAATATGGCAAGTTTATCTaggacctgttttttttttatccactaCACTGAAACTACTTGAGTGGGGAATGTTAAGAACTTAAAGTCTGAGGGCTGTCTTCAGTATTCATAAACAATCACTGTCCTCTGCTggacaaaaaaagaacagcCAGATTCTTGGTGGGtacaatttatttataatgtccAATTCTGTGCTGTTGGCAAACTTCTATTGTGGATTATGAGCATGAGTTAGATATAGGCCCCTTTTAGGACCGTTGACTTTTCATAGCATGATCTAAACATAgtacaaaaatatttacaaaatacaaactgAGCATATCAAATGATCACACATTTACAGTATTGAAAAGCTTTGAATACATGATGGGGTTAAAAGACGAGCCAGATACTGAACAATGGTACGAATGTGCACAGTACTGTATTGTGTGAGGCATCCATCTTTAAAAAGCAGAATATCTGCTGTACAGTGCGTATTCTGGAGGAGATCTCTtgaattcacacattcacatgccGGTCTTCCAGATATATTTCAATCTGATGTTTGCTACTGCATGCTTTAAAAGTATAGGAATAACCAGGCAATGATTTAACTCAGGCAGTCTCATGATGCTGTTAAAAACCAAAGTGCCTACAGGCGAAAATAACttggaattaaaaaaacaaatctataaaTCGCTGACATGTCGGGTAAAGTTTGTTCCAATCTGTTCCTCAAAATTAAGAATCAACAAACTAGTTCTGCTGTATACAAAGGATTTCATGTTAAGTTCATCAGGTTTTGCAGATCCACAGGTTCACCGGAGTAGAGGAGCTCTAGCTTTGGGTATGGAGTGACTAAAGGAAACAAACCAAATTCAGCATTAGAGAGTGGTGAGGAGTTCATTGATTTACAATCTACTATTGCAGTTAAATCTCACatttttacctctgccaaggttatgtttcattctgtttgttagcaggataaacatttttttttatgataagtAATAATATAACTGAATTTGTGAGGAGGGACGTGACCAATTACATTGGAGTTGATACACATACACAGGCAGAATCCTGGAGTTTAACATTGCAAAATAAGGGGttaaaacttggtggagggtTGCACTGTGCTCTTCTACTTCCATTCATGCAATCACCATTTTTGCACATGGACCAAACACATTTGATCCGTGCTTCACAATACACATTTCTAAATAAATCTTTTACAATACAGAATGTAGCAGAAAGTGAAGTGGAGATAGATACCATAGCCTGGAAAATCGAATTGATTGCAAAGACCTGCAAGTTTTACGTCCTTGGGAGGCAGTGCGTCTGTTGCATGTAAGAAAtagaaaagagaaggaaagaggaagagaaacactGCAGATTAGTACCAGTGAAGGACGTGGTGACAACAGGCACAGAGGCAGAAgacacagtgagcagcagagtCCAGAGAAGCTCTAGCCAGTCATCCTCGGAAATACATTAAAGAACGTGCAAAGAAAGCTACTGGAAGGAAGAACAGCAAGACTGAGGCAGGTGGAGTTTATCGAAGTGGGTGAAGTTAGTACAACATTGAGTACTATAGCTGGGTTGCACCatcatctttaaataaaagcaaaccTCTAAAGTGTATTTGAAATAAACTGTCGGatgatttagattttaaattaGTGACAATCAACCTGATTAATATTAAAGTATAAAGCTGGAGAATGGTACGAAAATTTGAAAAATTTTGACTTCTGTTAAATCTGAGTAAAATActgttatatttaatttctatttcacttttttctctTAGGATTTTCTGACAAACTtactaaaacaataaaatccaatgaaattaaatatgtttaagtTATTGAGACAAgttaaatcagatttttatCTTTCTAGGaacttcattaaaaacaaattaagtttGTTTATCCTAACTAGATAAAACATCTGATTAAAGAGAGTTCGTAACTTCACCACAATTTGATTTTGTCTAGACATTTAGTCATTGCTGATGCATCCAAGCCTAAGTACATTAAGTGATTATGACAATCTCTTTCATAACCATTAAGGGGAGAAAGAGTGAGTGCTGAGCCTCGAGTTGAATTTACACAGCATCAATTatcagttattttcttttttaactctGATCATCCCAAAGCTGCTAAAACCAGATAGTAAACATTcatttttcctgtttcatgaaaaaacatgtttaaaaatgtgtttctgtttgtgtgcaaatgCCAAAGTGTCCAAATGGCTCAGAGTGGGGTCTGCGGGAGCTTGCCTGCAGGTGGACCTGTGCCATGTTTAAGTTGATGAAAGTGCCTGTGTTGGCTGTGGCACTGGCCGCGTCTCTATGGCTGCCGCATGGCTCACAACACATTGGGTCCCTGTCGCCAGCCACTACATGCAAGTTGCCTAGGGACCTGACCAGTCTGGTGTGGCACAGGgagctggcagagagaggggaagcTGTTAATTTTCTCCACAACGCTCCACAAGTGGCTCATAGCCTCTGGGTTGCTTTTCAACTGTGTCAACTCCACATACACCTACTTCCAATAGTTATATGAAAAAGGAATAACAAAAcgtaatgtatttgttttttgtgtctaCACAACATTGTTCTTTATAATGAATAAATTGATAACATGCATTGTTTAAGTACAACTCATGTCTAACACAGGGTTTAATCATTTCCCCCaatataaacatgtataaaaCAACTGTTTAAAACTCTGTTAatgtaaatattgaaaaattCTCAAACTACACGTGTCACCTCATAATGAGTTACCAACTGCAGTGATAAAAAGTAATTTGGATTTTTTGAGGCTGATGCCGAAATTAAGGAGTACAAATTCTGCCAAAATATTAATCAAAAAAATAGGCAATGATTCTTAAAATGTCTTAATTAAACTCTTatgacaaaaatgtaattgaggtttgatattttacagtttaaccacaaaCTATTATGAATAACGTTGAAGTAAAACCATAAATACAACCAAATCTAATAGAACTTGAAATAAGAAAATCATTAAATCATCCAAAccacatttttaattataaatttaaaacatataaGCAAATATTgtctattttttattcttgcaaaattaaattattcagcTAAAATTAACAACTACATATATTTCTATATGAAAGGCTCAAATTGGCCAAATCTTCCAGCGGATTGCTATAAAGATTTATATATCTTATAGGCTAGGTAACTCTGTCCATGTATAGTTTTTGTGCTGTTCTCATTATTCTATCAGGGCTGTCACTCTAGTAAATGAATGCTCTGTGTGAAATCCAGCGACTTACCTTCCTCCTACACTGTTGGCTGGCAGGGAGGTTCTGGTTCTCTTCCTGCTGTCTGATTGGTCGGACAGAGCCATGGGGTTGGTCTTACAGCCCTGAACACTGGCCTGTAAAATGGACATGCTGCGGACGAGAGAGAGGAGTGTCAGGATTAATCTCAGCCATGTTTTTCCTCTCGTCCGTGTGATCACTGACTGCAAACCTTACCTCAGGGACTGCGATGACGACCGGGTGTGAATCTtattctcctcctgtctgttaaaaaaaagagaagtaaCACCACGGtaaaaatgcaattaaaaaggagagagagagagatgagaagacaaagtggagggggaggagggacatTCTGTATGGAGATGAGCGCGAaggcttttaaaatgtaaagatttaGACTTAGGCACAGATCATTACTACAGCATTAGCAGCCAAGTAGGATTAGTAAAGCCAGGTGAGTACCAGAAAATGCCAGCAGGTGGCACTAAACAATTTAGAGGGCCCAGATTTGCCTTTTCTTAAATACAGTAATTTACATCGGCTTAACTGTTTGAGGGCTTCTAGATTTTGACTGTGCattcaacaaaaacagcaaAGCATGATGTTTAATGAGGGACTCTggtgtaaaataataatgtgcCATAATCAATGGCATCAAGGACAAGACAGGAGCCTCTTtctgatttttttaaacaggcTCAATATGTACTGTGCTCTCAAGGATAAAGTAAAGAGGATGATTTTACAAAACAACTTTCTGATTTGGGGGTTGGGGattgaggagagacagaggggctCACTTACAGCATTTTCAGTTAGAGCTCCAGAACGTGGGGGGCAGGACAGGTTTTTGAGGGGGCAGACGGGCAGTGGAACTCATTGAAATCCTAACCCGTCTATACAGAAATGCAGGATGGAAGAAGGGAAGCCATACACAATCCACCACAGGGCAAGGCTacacagggaggagagcagcatGGCTACCAGCCATCTGAAAGGAGGACAAATCCGATAACAAGAGCAAAatggaaaaagggaggaaaaaaaaaaggaaaagagagacaaGAGACGTCCGGGTAGGACACAAAGCCTGTGATGTTCTGCTTTTCCACTGGGACTGGATCAGATTAAATACCATTCACAGAGCCTTGAATCCAGCAGTGCCAGTCAGCAAGTTTTTGTTCTTCACTTTCTCTGATGGGTTTGCAGTTTGCCTCATACTAATCTGACCAATGTGGAGATTGTGAAGTAGAACGATTTAAATAAAGCTTCTAAATCTTACAGGCTGACATTCAATTTTATACAAGAACCAATAAAAACAGTGTGCAAGGTGGTTTTACAGATCAGCTGACAATAAACTTTACTGGCTGTGGGATAGATGACACTGAGAGTAGATTTAGAATCATATACAATCTatagtaaaacatttttttttaaatctataaaaaaattTACAGACACAAAAGTAAGACTtgatcaaagaaaacaaattcactAAATGTTCTGCCCTCCTTTACATGAATAGATCtttaataactataataatatCTCTAATCACTGGAATTTAAAAAGTTGCTGGCAGAGATCCTGAAGCAGTAAACAAGGCTCCGGTGGGTTGCTGATCCAGTCACATAAAGCAGTGGAGAAACAACAGGCCTTTGACAATGAACCCGGTCCGACATTAATTAtgttagacacaaacacagatcgAACACAGAAGCATGTCCATGCGTGCATTTCACAGGGTTTCATGCCTACTGCCATGCACGAAAAAGGCCGACAGGGTGAAGAGAAGTTGTCGTGTTTCTCACTGGAATACAACATGCAGCTCAGTGTTACAGagtaaaacaaacagtggagcCAGATGGTGAAGTTCAGCTTCAGGTTGGATGTTTGTCTAACAGCCCAGACACTGATAACGCGTACGGCCTGAAAAGGAAGCAAATCTCCCTTCTGCCTCATCTCCCTTGTGAGGACGGATAAGAACCCACTTTCATCTGATCACCTCCTCAGaagcaaatgtgtttgttttttcataatCCTGTACAGCAGGATGAGGATCAGGATTCATTAACCTTCCCAGCAATGTAATTTAAAGCAGTCAATTTTTCTCATAAAAACACCTCAGGAAAATATGACACAAAATTACTATTCACCATTCTCAAAAACATCTACAActtaggctacatccatacgacttcttttggttttaaaactaaactaaTCGCCGTCTTCATGAGTGTTTTAGATCCGTTTCAGTAATACCAACACGTCATAAAATGCACATCACGTGACCATTGACATagcagtgtggatgtagcctccTATGATTCAGCAACTTAGCTACTTTACTAAACATTAAACTAATACTCTACCTTCAAATCCTAACAAAGACCTTAACTAGTTTTTGCCCTAGAGAATTGTCAAGTCAGTAGTGCAAGCCATGCACTAGAAACCTTGAATTCAACTAATCCAGATCTCATGTAAATCTGTGATTAGCTGAATCACTGGTACTGTTATTTTTAACAAGTACAGCCGGCTCTACATGAGACCTTTAGTGTGACTGAGAGGAAAAGCCTCTCTATCAAAGCAGATCAGCTCAGTGTGTCCATGAGGCAATGACGGGCGATGTAATGCATCCACTAAATGCATATCCACTTCACACCGTCGTCATCggaaaggaaaaaaattacaaaaaacagaacaactTCAAATCAGCCATAATGTAATAACCATACCATTCACTGCCATAGCCACCGTCTCTACAGGAAGAGGATGTCAGCTAGAAAGGAAGTGATGTGCACTTACCTCCGTTATACAAAACCTCCcagcctctctctgtttttcctctcccccactttctctctgcctctctctctatcttttgaACGGCAGGCAACACATCGGCCACCCCGTGCCCATGAGGCTGCAGCAGAATACTACCTGCCTGACATGGGACAACACAAGCCAAAGCCATTGGGATATATTGGCAGAGGCCAGTCAACCATCCTCTGCCGGGCTCACAAACAACCTTCCACGGCTTCATTTACATTAGCACAAATGATGTGGAATCTATTTTAGACAGGAAGCCAACATAAATCTATTAGatttcttcctgtttctatCTCTGTGGGACATTAGGTCTTTACTGCTATAACACAGCGTTTCTAAAGATCTGGCTTGTCACATGTTACAGTTGTACAGCCACCCTCATATGCTTGTTACACATAAATGTGTGAGatacaaaatctaaatgatgaACTTGACAAAGGCttaatgaagtgttttttaatatgtCACAGTGGTCTGCTGGTTTACACAAAGGGAATTTAAGGGTTAACTGTTCAATTTAAAACCCATGTCAAGTATGACAGATATAAAAGAAGATCAGAGTCCAAGATTTATTTACGCTACCCTATAATTGACATTATACACTGTACATATGGATTCTGCCGAAAAAATTATCTTGAAAACATAACCAATTTAATGAAGGAAGTTGCTTTGAATGAATGTTAACAAAATCAAGACCTAATCTAATGTATTTAGGACCTACTATGTCATATTTTAAAATCCTGCCTGAattgttttgtctctgtctggGAGCTTTGTTATGTGGCTCTTGAGTCACTCTAGTCCACAACAGTTGTAATACACCTGCACTATTTTTGGTCAAAGTAAGGCAATcaaaatttgaaaatgtaaaaagtatttAGTAAAGCTTACACGAGTGGCCCATTTACCTTAACGCCAATGTGACATAATAAACCCATGACTAACAAGCTCTACATTGATTttaccctcctctcctcagagaTATAGTTTTAACCTTTGGACTAAAGAAGAACATGTACTCATGAACAGTTGTTGAGTGAAACTAATTCCTGGGTTGTATCTGTTACGTTCCACATCTTTTGTGCCTTTATAAATCCAGCCCTCTACAACATTTTTGGAAGATTGTGTATCTGATAACTCTGATCCAATCGGCCAAACAACTGTGTCACTTACTCCTCGTCTTCATATGTGAACTATTCCTCCTCGACTTCTCGTTCATCCTCATCACTCACTGATTTTAGATGAAAACTGAATAATTAACATTAGACTTGATCTGCATGTGATGGCATGTACCCCAGAGGACACAAAAAACAGAGTTATTGAAATATCACAAGGATACTGCCTTGTTCTCCAACTCCTAGATAATTGATATTTGGATGAAACTGCCATGGTGTGAGAAAGGATCAGCATTAACAGATGACTAAAACCCGTCCTAAAACTACAACAGCCTACCCTGACTAAGCACGGTCACCACTTGGTCATTATCAAATCCTAATTCTCCCAAATCATAAGTCATAAAGGATTTGAACAACACTGTATATATGTAATGATCTGAGGGACTGAGGCCACTCGCAGGCTGCCAGGGTACTTACGTGAGTGAGCCTGATGACGATCTGGCCTGCCTCTTGCTCTTCAGTGCTCGCAGTTTATCACCCTGTGTGAGGccattcctctcctcctcatcattatACTGTAAAACAAAGTGATAAATAGACATAACGAGTGCCCTTGTggttcatatgtttttttttcatttatgaaAATATTCCTGGAGCATCATTCTAGAACTCACCAGATCCATTTCTTCTTTCTTGGTTGCCCTGTTTTTGTTGCTGCCGTTGATGGTTATGTCGTCCACTCCGGAAAGGATCCTTGTGACAGCCACCTTGCCGTTCTCTCGTTCATTGAGCATCTTCTCTCGGAAAACGTCTCCCTCTGCCCATAAGTTGTTCTGCTTCCTGAGGCACAACAGTGCAAGAAACCACAAAATTAACCTGCAGTACTGTAACACCACCgcttttaattttttcaaatcTACACTTACATTCACACCCTGTTTTACAATGGCACCTTGCCCCAACCAGtttaacaacattttaattatttgtggCAACAGGTGTGCTAATGTTTATTCTGCCATCCCCATCATCGAACCACACCCACTGTTCTGATAGAGGAAGTTATATTCTGAATGTTTACTAAGGTTGTAAGACCCTGGATAAGTTGATAGTGTATGGCAGGGCTGTGATTCAAAGACAGATAACATGGAAGACGGACAACCCACAGAGACCCcatacagacacagggagaacatgcaaataTCACACAGAAAGAGCATGAGCCAACCGAGgttcaaaccaggaaccttctcgCTTTGAGGAGACAGGGTCAACCACTGCACTTCCTTCCCCTATTCTAaaatctgtgacattttctaAATCCTGCTTAAGTGGACACCTACTCTTCCACAAAGTTCTGCTGAGGCCCGATAACGGACCCTGGCCGGCAGATCCGTATCCAGGCAATGGCCTCTGCTGCAGTCAGGCCGTAATGTTTCATCATATAGCAGCCAATCAGGGTACCAGTCCTCCCCAGACCCGCTGTCAGTAAAAATAATGGATAAGGCATTATAACATAATTAATTCAGATTCATAAGTGTAGTACAAGAAGTGTGAATGCAGGTCTGAAATGTTTACCTTTGCAGTGGACCGCTATCGCTCCTTCTGCGTTCTCACAGATGTTGAGGAACTTCCGGACGATGCTGTCGGTCGGTGTACTCCCGTCCACGAAGAACAGGTCGTGGTGTTCAAAGCCTGAATCCGTAAAACGCCTGCTATCGTACATCTTCTTGTTGAGACGGATGATGGcggtgatgttgtgttttctgaagtAAGGCATGTAGGCCTCGGGAGCATGCAGAGGATACCCTGAGGTAAGAAAGGAAAACATTCTAGTGAGTTTAAGAGGCGTTAAAACAAAGCCAGAAACAAATCTGTGCTGGACTTTTTTTGATTACCATTTTCTATTTTGCTTTTTGGATGAGGTCCGCTGAATGCAAGGAACTTCCCTGGAATGATCCAGTTCAAGTCTCCATTTTCCGCCCTCTCATAGTGCTCATATTCCTCCACATCGAAGTTGGAGAAGTCCAGCCAGCCGTACTGAAGAGCCTGACAGGCGGTTAGGAGGGAGTTAATTTCATTATGTGCATGACACAgcaagaaagaaataataaatagagTAAATCTAACGCTGACGTACCTTCTGAACGGCACGGAGGCAATCCAGGATGTTCAGGTTGTACATGCAGCTTCCAAATGAAGCGTCTCTGTGAAACAAATTACACAGACAGTCTTACTCAGCGGGAATAATCTATTTTCCCCTTTGAATATGAATGCAGGCCGCTGTCTCTCAACTGCTTTCCATCTCCATCACGAGTCTTGCTCTAttgcttttcatatttttctttttgcaatttaaaaatatttggcTATTTTGCATATTTGACACAACCCTTGCTCGTCTTTGAAACAGCCTTTACAAAACTAAAAGTGTGACAATGTAAACAAAGACCTTAGTCGCAGTTGTGGCTTATTCCTAGATGCCTCGAATCAGTTGTTACCTGAATGGGAGGTACGTTGAATTCCTCGCAACCAGCAGACTGTAGGCGTCCTCTGGCATCATGTTTAGATGCATTACCTTCAAACACAAAATTCTAATCAGCAAGTGCGGCTTGTATTAAATGTTGACATAATGTAATTTCACAGATATGAAACCTGGGTACGGACATTACTTACAGCATATGAGCCTATTAGATAAGCAGCATTGGCCTGTTTTTTCTGGTCTCCACATGTATAAAATATGATCTTCTTCCTTGACAGCGTAACAGACTGTGAAACGACATTAATTACAAGCAACATGAGCAAAcatgtgattatttatttatgtgacaAAAGAGTAAACAAACTTATAAGTAGATATTACATGAACGTGTCGACCTGTATTTTCCAACCTCTGCTATGTAacataaaatattgtattttgggGCTGAACAGCTGCAGTGGGAAGACAATCCAAACCACTGAATGAAAATGTGACTTATGAATAGACATTTTTTCCCATTTACAGCACTACATGGTGCGGAGAATGTCAGTCAACTGTATTTATAAGCAAAGAAAAAGCTAGCTGGGCGATCCCCACGGGAGACAATTAAGTTTTAGTGCTGCAGAGAGGCTGAATACTCAGAATCCAAACCTCAGCTGCTTAAATCTGTGCCCAACAGCC belongs to Platichthys flesus chromosome 3, fPlaFle2.1, whole genome shotgun sequence and includes:
- the cdc14b gene encoding dual specificity protein phosphatase CDC14B isoform X4 encodes the protein MKRKSERRRGESRKKRCAAHRGSEAGPNSDLYMEITDQLYFAILHQKIKSTAERHCFCIDEELAYENFYADFGPLNLAMFYRFCCKLTKKLKSVTLSRKKIIFYTCGDQKKQANAAYLIGSYAVMHLNMMPEDAYSLLVARNSTYLPFRDASFGSCMYNLNILDCLRAVQKALQYGWLDFSNFDVEEYEHYERAENGDLNWIIPGKFLAFSGPHPKSKIENGYPLHAPEAYMPYFRKHNITAIIRLNKKMYDSRRFTDSGFEHHDLFFVDGSTPTDSIVRKFLNICENAEGAIAVHCKAGLGRTGTLIGCYMMKHYGLTAAEAIAWIRICRPGSVIGPQQNFVEEKQNNLWAEGDVFREKMLNERENGKVAVTRILSGVDDITINGSNKNRATKKEEMDLYNDEEERNGLTQGDKLRALKSKRQARSSSGSLTQEENKIHTRSSSQSLSMSILQASVQGCKTNPMALSDQSDSRKRTRTSLPANSVGGRRTASQGRKTCRSLQSIRFSRLCHSIPKARAPLLR
- the cdc14b gene encoding dual specificity protein phosphatase CDC14B isoform X5: MKRKSERRRGESRKKRCAAHRGSEAGPNSDLYMEITDQLYFAILHQKIKSTAERHCFCIDEELAYENFYADFGPLNLAMFYRFCCKLTKKLKSVTLSRKKIIFYTCGDQKKQANAAYLIGSYAVMHLNMMPEDAYSLLVARNSTYLPFRDASFGSCMYNLNILDCLRAVQKALQYGWLDFSNFDVEEYEHYERAENGDLNWIIPGKFLAFSGPHPKSKIENGYPLHAPEAYMPYFRKHNITAIIRLNKKMYDSRRFTDSGFEHHDLFFVDGSTPTDSIVRKFLNICENAEGAIAVHCKAGLGRTGTLIGCYMMKHYGLTAAEAIAWIRICRPGSVIGPQQNFVEEKQNNLWAEGDVFREKMLNERENGKVAVTRILSGVDDITINGSNKNRATKKEEMDLYNDEEERNGLTQGDKLRALKSKRQARSSSGSLTQEENKIHTRSSSQSLSMSILQASVQGCKTNPMALSDQSDSRKRTRTSLPANSVGGSHSIPKARAPLLR
- the cdc14b gene encoding dual specificity protein phosphatase CDC14B isoform X2; translation: MKRKSERRRGESRKKRCAAHRGSEAGPNSDLYMEITDQLYFAILHQKIKSTAERHCFCIDEELAYENFYADFGPLNLAMFYRFCCKLTKKLKSVTLSRKKIIFYTCGDQKKQANAAYLIGSYAVMHLNMMPEDAYSLLVARNSTYLPFRDASFGSCMYNLNILDCLRAVQKALQYGWLDFSNFDVEEYEHYERAENGDLNWIIPGKFLAFSGPHPKSKIENGYPLHAPEAYMPYFRKHNITAIIRLNKKMYDSRRFTDSGFEHHDLFFVDGSTPTDSIVRKFLNICENAEGAIAVHCKAGLGRTGTLIGCYMMKHYGLTAAEAIAWIRICRPGSVIGPQQNFVEEKQNNLWAEGDVFREKMLNERENGKVAVTRILSGVDDITINGSNKNRATKKEEMDLYNDEEERNGLTQGDKLRALKSKRQARSSSGSLTQEENKIHTRSSSQSLSMSILQASVQGCKTNPMALSDQSDSRKRTRTSLPANSVGGSSLCHTRLVRSLGNLHVVAGDRDPMCCEPCGSHRDAASATANTGTFINLNMAQVHLQSLHTQS
- the cdc14b gene encoding dual specificity protein phosphatase CDC14B isoform X1; translation: MKRKSERRRGESRKKRCAAHRGSEAGPNSDLYMEITDQLYFAILHQKIKSTAERHCFCIDEELAYENFYADFGPLNLAMFYRFCCKLTKKLKSVTLSRKKIIFYTCGDQKKQANAAYLIGSYAVMHLNMMPEDAYSLLVARNSTYLPFRDASFGSCMYNLNILDCLRAVQKALQYGWLDFSNFDVEEYEHYERAENGDLNWIIPGKFLAFSGPHPKSKIENGYPLHAPEAYMPYFRKHNITAIIRLNKKMYDSRRFTDSGFEHHDLFFVDGSTPTDSIVRKFLNICENAEGAIAVHCKAGLGRTGTLIGCYMMKHYGLTAAEAIAWIRICRPGSVIGPQQNFVEEKQNNLWAEGDVFREKMLNERENGKVAVTRILSGVDDITINGSNKNRATKKEEMDLYNDEEERNGLTQGDKLRALKSKRQARSSSGSLTQEENKIHTRSSSQSLSMSILQASVQGCKTNPMALSDQSDSRKRTRTSLPANSVGGSSLCHTRLVRSLGNLHVVAGDRDPMCCEPCGSHRDAASATANTGTFINLNMAQVHLQTHCLPRT